Part of the Cellulomonas taurus genome, CCCGACGACGGGTCCTGGCGCTTCCTGCACGGCATCGCCCCGGAGGGCGACCGGCTCGCCTACGTCACCCTGACCGACTTCGACCAGCCCGGTCGCCTCGCGATCCTGCCCGAGGGCGGCGACCCGGTGGTCGTCCCGACCGGTGACGGTCACCTGGACGGCCCCGAGTGGACCCCGGACGGGCGGTGGATCGCGTTCAACCTCGCGGGCCAGCTGGCCCGGGTGCCGGACGGCGGTGGACCGGTGGAGCCGCTGTTGCGCAGCGACACCGTCGACTGGTTCCCGCACTACGCGCCCACCGGCTCCCTCGCGTCGTACCTGGTGTTCCCGACCGGGACCGTCGGGCATCCCGCCGACCTGGACGTGACGGTGCGGGTGGTCGACGTCGCCGACTGGGCCACCCCGGTCCGCGACTACCCGGTGTTCGGCGGCCAGGGCACGATCAACGTGAACAGCTGGTCCCCCGACGGCCGGCGGCTGGCGTTCGTGGCGTACCCGATCGGCTAGGCGTGTCTCCTAAACCCGTGACCACGTGATGCAGGCGGCCATGACGACTGCGGCGCGGTAGGTGATGGCGAGCTTGTCGTAGCGGGTGGCTAGAGCACGCCATTGCTTAAGCAGGGCGAAGGACCGTTCGACCACGTTGCGGCGTCTGAAGGACTCGGCATCGAACTTCGGCGGGCGTCCGCCCGCCGATCCGCGGCGCGCGCGGGCAGCGCTGGAGTCCTTCTTCTCCGGGATCACGACCTTGATCCCACGGGCACGCAGGTGGGCACGAATCGGGCCCGTGGCATAGGCGCGGTCGGCCAGGACCGCATCGGGCGTCGTGCGCGGTCGACCCGGTCCCAGGCGCGGGGCCCTGACGTCCGCCAAGACCTCGATCAACATCGCACCGTCGTTACGCTGTCCGCCGGTGACGACCGCGGCCAGCGGCCTGCCGCGTCCGTCCACAACATGGTGGATCTTCGTGCTCAGTCCGCCGCGAGACCTCCCGATGCCGTGACCGGCGGGTTCGCGGTGACCACCAAGCGGGCTGTGGACGAACTCCTCATTGAGCTCGGTGTGATTCGCCCGTGCCCCCTGTGTCCTGCTCCGGGCGGGTGGTGTTCGTCGCGTGCTGGTGGGCCCGAGCGATCGTGGCATCGACCGATACCGTCCAGTCGACCTCGCCGGCGGCGTCGGCCTCAGCGATCAACCGGGTCATGACTCGGTCCCAGGTCCCGTCCTCGGCGTAGCGGCGGTGTCGCTTCCAGGCCGTCTGCCAGGGGCCGAACTTCTCGCGAGGCAGGTCACGCCACGCGATCCCGGTGCGGTACCGGTAGGCGATGCCCTCGACCACTCGTCGACTGTCTCGGAACGGACGACCCTGACGACCTTCGTTCGAAGGCAGCAACGGCTCGATCCGAGCCCACTGCTTATCGGAGAACACCTGAGACCGCGAAGACGACGCCACCAGCAAAGCCTCTCCCACACGCGAGCGATCGTCGGGAGGCCGTGGCCCTAGGCGTCCGCCGAGCCTTCCCGATAGATCTTCGCCTTCTTGATCCGACCGGCCGCCAGGTCGAACACGGCGATCAGGGACGCACGCTTGGTCACATCGTCGTGGGTCCACATCTCGGTCATCTCAACAGCGACTGCCTCCCCATCGGCGATTGTCCTGACCAAGCTCAGACGCGGCCTGATCGAGCGCATTGCCCCCTCGAAGAACGAGCGAAGCTCACCAGCAGGCACCGCGTAGTCCCCGGTGACCCAGGTGGCGTCAGGTGCGAAGTCAGCCAGAAGACCGTCCGCGTCTCCCGCGTTGAAGGAGTCGATGTGTCGCTGAACGAGATCGCGCGTGGTGTCCACACCGCCACTATGGCGGACGACCACGGTCGGGCGTGGCCGAAAAGCTGGGGTCTCGGACGACGCAGCCTCGATGGTGCCTGCGACCGAAGCGGACGGCGACGTCGGCGAGCTCGCGAGCGACCGCGCTGCGCTTGATTGCGCGGCGAGGACGCGCCACGCCGCGCAGGCACACGGGTTATCGCTTACGCCTGGGGATCGTCCTCGACGACG contains:
- a CDS encoding TolB family protein, translated to MPRVLRPSQRSQVMLADPLTDAAPLLLLDTDIVLLEAPNWAADDTLYLNGDGLLWRLKIDDPRPEPIDFDGLPPINNDHVLHPDGTHILMSADDGHIYRGALTGGPVRRLTPDDGSWRFLHGIAPEGDRLAYVTLTDFDQPGRLAILPEGGDPVVVPTGDGHLDGPEWTPDGRWIAFNLAGQLARVPDGGGPVEPLLRSDTVDWFPHYAPTGSLASYLVFPTGTVGHPADLDVTVRVVDVADWATPVRDYPVFGGQGTINVNSWSPDGRRLAFVAYPIG
- a CDS encoding IS5 family transposase (programmed frameshift); translated protein: MLVASSSRSQVFSDKQWARIEPLLPSNEGRQGRPFRDSRRVVEGIAYRYRTGIAWRDLPREKFGPWQTAWKRHRRYAEDGTWDRVMTRLIAEADAAGEVDWTVSVDATIARAHQHATNTTRPEQDTGGTANHTELNEEFVHSPLGGHREPAGHGIGRSRGGLSTKIHHVVDGRGRPLAAVVTGGQRNDGAMLIEVLADVRAPRLGPGRPRTTPDAVLADRAYATGPIRAHLRARGIKVVIPEKKDSSAARARRGSAGGRPPKFDAESFRRRNVVERSFALLKQWRALATRYDKLAITYRAAVVMAACITWSRV
- a CDS encoding nuclear transport factor 2 family protein; its protein translation is MDTTRDLVQRHIDSFNAGDADGLLADFAPDATWVTGDYAVPAGELRSFFEGAMRSIRPRLSLVRTIADGEAVAVEMTEMWTHDDVTKRASLIAVFDLAAGRIKKAKIYREGSADA